From a single Rosa rugosa chromosome 7, drRosRugo1.1, whole genome shotgun sequence genomic region:
- the LOC133720304 gene encoding potassium channel SKOR isoform X1 — MRGYYKQKKKSKMSRRVVEDEDVDEVGDDDEEEENEYEVQDLRDRIKSSRGSRFNLISNDLGLDGSATSTTRRRMRNYLSRESVINGVKGLSKGIGVIHPDNRWYRVWTKVILVWAIYSSFFTPFEFGFFRGLEERLFILDIVGQVAFLVDIILHFFLAYRDSQTYRMVYKRNLIALRYLKSGFIVDLLCCMPWDNIYKACGRREEVRYLLWIRLSRVRKVTKFLRDLEKDIRISYEFTRIAKLLVVEFYCTHTAACIFYYLATTLPPVEEGYTWIGSLKLGDYSYSNFRDIDLWKRYTTSLYFAIVTMATVGYGDIHAVNLREMIFIMVYVSFDMVLGAYLIGNMTALIVKGSKTEKFRDKMADLIKYMNRNRLGKDIRNQIKGHLRLQYESSYTEAAVLQDIPASIRAKISQTLYFPNIVNVPLFKGCSTEFINQIVTKLHEEFFLPGEVIMEPGNVVDQVYFVCHGVLEEVGLGEDGSEETVSLLQPNSSFGQVSILCNIPQPYTVRVCELCRLLRLDKQSFTSILDIYFYDGRKILNNLLEGKGPHIKQLESDITFHIGKQEAELALKVNNAAYHGDLHQLKCLIRAGADPNKTDYDGRSPLHLAAFRGHEDITLFLIQEGVDINIKDNFGNTPLLEAIKNGHDRVSSLLIKEGASLKIENAGSFLCSAIAKGDSDFLKKLLSNGIDPNSKGYDQRTPLHIAASEGLYLMAKLLLEAGANVFSKDRWGNTPLDEGRMCGNKNLIRLLEEAKDAQLSEFPYRAQEIADKMHPKKCTVFPFHPWDSKEHRKPGIVLWVPATIEKLINTASEKLEFEGGICILSEDAGKILDVGLINDGQKLYLVTETHLK, encoded by the exons ATGCGTGGGTATTataaacagaagaagaagagcaaaaTGTCGAGGAGAGTAGTGGAGGACGAGGACGTGGACGAGGTTGGggatgatgatgaggaggaaGAGAACGAGTATGAGGTGCAGGATCTGCGGGACCGGATCAAGTCGTCACGGGGAAGCAGATTCAATCTGATATCGAACGATTTGGGGCTCGATGGATCGGCGACGTCGACGACTCGGAGGAGAATGAGGAACTACTTGAGCCGAGAGAGCGTCATCAATGGCGTCAAAGGCCTCTCCAAGGGCATCGGCGTTATTCATCCAGACAACAG GTGGTATCGGGTATGGACGAAAGTGATACTAGTATGGGCAATCTACTCGTCCTTCTTCACACCTTTCGAGTTCGGGTTTTTCAGGGGTTTGGAAGAGAGACTCTTTATCCTAGACATCGTGGGTCAAGTAGCTTTCCTCGTCGACATTATTCTGCATTTCTTCCTCGCCTACAGGGACAGCCAGACCTATCGAATGGTCTATAAGCGCAATCTCATTGCTCTCCG GTACTTGAAATCTGGTTTCATCGTTGACTTGCTTTGTTGCATGCCTTGGGATAATATCTACAAG GCTTGTGGGAGAAGAGAGGAAGTGAGGTACCTTCTATGGATAAGGTTGAGTCGGGTGCGCAAAGTCACTAAGTTTCTCCGAGACCTTGAGAAGGATATTCGGATTAGTTATGAGTTTACCAGGATTGCAAAGCTTCTGGTTGTTGAGTTCTATTGCACACATACAGCAGCCTGCATCTTTTACTATTTGGCCACCACCTTGCCTCCTGTAGAAGAGGGGTACACATGGATTGGAAGTTTGAAGTTGGGTGACTATAGTTATTCAAACTTCAGAGATATCGATCTATGGAAGCGCTATACAACATCTTTATATTTTGCCATTGTAACCATGGCTACTGTTG GATATGGAGATATACATGCAGTAAACCTGAGGGAAATGATCTTCATAATGGTTTATGTTTCTTTTGACATGGTTCTTGGGGCTTATTTGATTGGTAACATGACAGCCTTAATTGTAAAAGGATCAAAGACAGAAAAGTTCAGGGATAAAATGGCAGATCTTATCAAATATATGAACAGAAATAGACTTGGTAAGGATATCCGTAATCAGATCAAAGGCCACTTGCGTTTGCAGTATGAGAGTAGCTACACGGAGGCTGCTGTTCTCCAGGACATCCCTGCTTCAATTCGCGCTAAG ATTTCACAAACCTTATATTTTCCAAACATCGTAAATGTTCCTCTCTTCAAGGGATGCTCAACGGAATTCATCAATCAGATT GTTACTAAGCTACATGAGGAATTTTTTCTTCCAGGAGAAGTGATAATGGAACCTGGAAATGTGGTAGATCAAGTTTATTTTGTCTGTCATGGTGTACTG GAGGAGGTGGGTTTAGGTGAAGATGGATCAGAAGAAACAGTTTCGCTTTTGCAACCTAACAGCTCATTTGGACAAGTCTCCATCCTTTGCAACATTCCCCAACCTTATACAGTTAGGGTATGTGAACTGTGCAGGCTTCTGCGACTGGATAAACAATCATTTACAAGTATCCTTGACATATACTTTTATGATGGGCGGAAAATCTTGAACAACCTTCTAGAG GGTAAAGGACCTCATATCAAGCAACTAGAATCAGACATTACTTTCCATATTGGAAAGCAAGAAGCTGAACTTGCTTTGAAGGTGAATAATGCTGCTTATCATGGAGATCTGCATCAGCTAAAATGTTTGATCCGAGCTGGAGCTGATCCCAACAAGACAGATTATGATGGAAGGTCACCCTTG CATCTTGCTGCATTTCGAGGGCATGAAGATATTACACTTTTCCTTATTCAGGAAGGAGTAGACATCAACATCAAAG ACAATTTTGGGAACACACCCTTACTTGAAGCCATCAAGAATGGTCATGATCGAGTTTCTTCTCTACTTATAAAAGAAGGGGCCTCCTTGAAGATAGAGAATGCTGGTAGTTTTTTATGTTCAGCAATAGCAAAGGGGGATTCAGATTTCCTTAAAAAGTTATTGTCAAATGGCATTGATCCGAACTCCAAAGGTTATGATCAACGGACCCCACTGCATATAGCTGCCTCAGAGGGACTATATTTGATGGCAAAGTTGCTGTTAGAAGCTGGGGCAAACGTTTTCTCAAAGGACAG GTGGGGAAACACCCCACTAGATGAAGGTCGGATGTGTGGGAACAAGAATTTGATTAGATTGCTGGAAGAAGCAAAGGATGCTCAGTTGTCGGAATTCCCATACCGTGCTCAAGAAATTGCAG ATAAAATGCATCCGAAGAAATGCACAGTGTTTCCATTCCACCCATGGGATAGCAAAGAACACAGAAAACCTGGAATAGTGTTATGGGTCCCTGCCACTATTGAAAAGCTTATCAACACAGCGTCGGAGAAACTAGAATTTGAAGGTGGTATATGTATATTATCAGAAGATGCAGGTAAAATTCTTGATGTAGGCTTGATAAATGATGGTCAGAAGCTGTATTTAGTCACCGAGACACATTTGAAATAA
- the LOC133723461 gene encoding protein ABA AND ROS SENSITIVE 1, translating into MDAKAKNKALFRAKLNAQKKEKRINSPLVRYNDSDQPVCKICDIVLKSESVWDAHQLSRKHKEAIINLRATAGGVNQINSATTEAHSELSKPNHGHSLELEDPKPERSAELLRPQTSSGLPPGFFDNQPQKRSTGTDSYTSVETDSYKKMQNRSVEPSGDLTKAASQISSPQAKQMKGALPEGFFDNKEADLSARGIKLVKPDVKDEYKEFEKLIQEDLKEVDNRLEEEEIDAAEMIEEAESVEQKTYREKVKLMRKKRMELKAANAAKRRKASEFDKKEEPSHEESSSDGDSDENFAVDWRAQHL; encoded by the exons ATGGATGCTAAAGCCAAGAACAAGGCGCTGTTTCGTGCCAAATTGAATGCCCAGAAGAAGGAAAAGCGCATAAACTCTCCCCTTGTACG GTATAATGATTCTGACCAGCCTGTATGCAAgatttgtgacattgttttgaaaTCTGAATCCGTTTGGGACGCACATCAACTCTCTCGTAAACATAAAGAG GCAATAATTAACCTCAGAGCTACAGCAGGTGGAGTAAACCAAATAAACAGTGCAACTACTGAAGCTCATTCAGAATTGTCTAAACCTAACCATGGACATTCTTTGGAGTTGGAGGACCCTAAACCTGAGCGCTCTGCCGAGTTGCTTAGACCTCAGACGTCTTCTGGGCTTCCTCCGGGTTTTTTTGATAACCAGCCACAAAAGCGAAGTACAG GAACGGACTCTTACACATCAGTGGAGACTGATTCATACAAAAAGATGCAGAACAGAAGTGTTGAGCCTTCTGGGGACCTTACAAAGGCAGCGTCACAGATTTCCAGTCCACAAGCTAAGCAAATGAAGGGAGCTCTTCCTGAAGGCTTCTTTGATAACAAGGAGGCGGATTTATCTGCACGCGGAATAAAGCTTGTCAAGCCAGATGTCAA AGATGAGTACAAAGAATTTGAGAAGTTGATTCAAGAGGACTTGAAGGAGGTTGACAATCGTTTAGAAGAGGAGGAG ATTGATGCAGCTGAAATGATAGAAGAGGCCGAATCTGTAGAGCAAAA AACATATAGGGAGAAAGTGAAATTGATGAGAAAGAAGAGAATGGAGTTGAAGGCTGCCAATGCTGCCAAGCGTAGAAAAGCTTCGGAATTTGACAAGAAGGAGGAGCCCAGTCATGAAGAGTCATCTAGTGATGGTGACAGTGATGAGAATTTTGCAGTGGATTGGAGAGCTCAACATTTGTGA
- the LOC133720304 gene encoding potassium channel SKOR isoform X2 yields MSRRVVEDEDVDEVGDDDEEEENEYEVQDLRDRIKSSRGSRFNLISNDLGLDGSATSTTRRRMRNYLSRESVINGVKGLSKGIGVIHPDNRWYRVWTKVILVWAIYSSFFTPFEFGFFRGLEERLFILDIVGQVAFLVDIILHFFLAYRDSQTYRMVYKRNLIALRYLKSGFIVDLLCCMPWDNIYKACGRREEVRYLLWIRLSRVRKVTKFLRDLEKDIRISYEFTRIAKLLVVEFYCTHTAACIFYYLATTLPPVEEGYTWIGSLKLGDYSYSNFRDIDLWKRYTTSLYFAIVTMATVGYGDIHAVNLREMIFIMVYVSFDMVLGAYLIGNMTALIVKGSKTEKFRDKMADLIKYMNRNRLGKDIRNQIKGHLRLQYESSYTEAAVLQDIPASIRAKISQTLYFPNIVNVPLFKGCSTEFINQIVTKLHEEFFLPGEVIMEPGNVVDQVYFVCHGVLEEVGLGEDGSEETVSLLQPNSSFGQVSILCNIPQPYTVRVCELCRLLRLDKQSFTSILDIYFYDGRKILNNLLEGKGPHIKQLESDITFHIGKQEAELALKVNNAAYHGDLHQLKCLIRAGADPNKTDYDGRSPLHLAAFRGHEDITLFLIQEGVDINIKDNFGNTPLLEAIKNGHDRVSSLLIKEGASLKIENAGSFLCSAIAKGDSDFLKKLLSNGIDPNSKGYDQRTPLHIAASEGLYLMAKLLLEAGANVFSKDRWGNTPLDEGRMCGNKNLIRLLEEAKDAQLSEFPYRAQEIADKMHPKKCTVFPFHPWDSKEHRKPGIVLWVPATIEKLINTASEKLEFEGGICILSEDAGKILDVGLINDGQKLYLVTETHLK; encoded by the exons aTGTCGAGGAGAGTAGTGGAGGACGAGGACGTGGACGAGGTTGGggatgatgatgaggaggaaGAGAACGAGTATGAGGTGCAGGATCTGCGGGACCGGATCAAGTCGTCACGGGGAAGCAGATTCAATCTGATATCGAACGATTTGGGGCTCGATGGATCGGCGACGTCGACGACTCGGAGGAGAATGAGGAACTACTTGAGCCGAGAGAGCGTCATCAATGGCGTCAAAGGCCTCTCCAAGGGCATCGGCGTTATTCATCCAGACAACAG GTGGTATCGGGTATGGACGAAAGTGATACTAGTATGGGCAATCTACTCGTCCTTCTTCACACCTTTCGAGTTCGGGTTTTTCAGGGGTTTGGAAGAGAGACTCTTTATCCTAGACATCGTGGGTCAAGTAGCTTTCCTCGTCGACATTATTCTGCATTTCTTCCTCGCCTACAGGGACAGCCAGACCTATCGAATGGTCTATAAGCGCAATCTCATTGCTCTCCG GTACTTGAAATCTGGTTTCATCGTTGACTTGCTTTGTTGCATGCCTTGGGATAATATCTACAAG GCTTGTGGGAGAAGAGAGGAAGTGAGGTACCTTCTATGGATAAGGTTGAGTCGGGTGCGCAAAGTCACTAAGTTTCTCCGAGACCTTGAGAAGGATATTCGGATTAGTTATGAGTTTACCAGGATTGCAAAGCTTCTGGTTGTTGAGTTCTATTGCACACATACAGCAGCCTGCATCTTTTACTATTTGGCCACCACCTTGCCTCCTGTAGAAGAGGGGTACACATGGATTGGAAGTTTGAAGTTGGGTGACTATAGTTATTCAAACTTCAGAGATATCGATCTATGGAAGCGCTATACAACATCTTTATATTTTGCCATTGTAACCATGGCTACTGTTG GATATGGAGATATACATGCAGTAAACCTGAGGGAAATGATCTTCATAATGGTTTATGTTTCTTTTGACATGGTTCTTGGGGCTTATTTGATTGGTAACATGACAGCCTTAATTGTAAAAGGATCAAAGACAGAAAAGTTCAGGGATAAAATGGCAGATCTTATCAAATATATGAACAGAAATAGACTTGGTAAGGATATCCGTAATCAGATCAAAGGCCACTTGCGTTTGCAGTATGAGAGTAGCTACACGGAGGCTGCTGTTCTCCAGGACATCCCTGCTTCAATTCGCGCTAAG ATTTCACAAACCTTATATTTTCCAAACATCGTAAATGTTCCTCTCTTCAAGGGATGCTCAACGGAATTCATCAATCAGATT GTTACTAAGCTACATGAGGAATTTTTTCTTCCAGGAGAAGTGATAATGGAACCTGGAAATGTGGTAGATCAAGTTTATTTTGTCTGTCATGGTGTACTG GAGGAGGTGGGTTTAGGTGAAGATGGATCAGAAGAAACAGTTTCGCTTTTGCAACCTAACAGCTCATTTGGACAAGTCTCCATCCTTTGCAACATTCCCCAACCTTATACAGTTAGGGTATGTGAACTGTGCAGGCTTCTGCGACTGGATAAACAATCATTTACAAGTATCCTTGACATATACTTTTATGATGGGCGGAAAATCTTGAACAACCTTCTAGAG GGTAAAGGACCTCATATCAAGCAACTAGAATCAGACATTACTTTCCATATTGGAAAGCAAGAAGCTGAACTTGCTTTGAAGGTGAATAATGCTGCTTATCATGGAGATCTGCATCAGCTAAAATGTTTGATCCGAGCTGGAGCTGATCCCAACAAGACAGATTATGATGGAAGGTCACCCTTG CATCTTGCTGCATTTCGAGGGCATGAAGATATTACACTTTTCCTTATTCAGGAAGGAGTAGACATCAACATCAAAG ACAATTTTGGGAACACACCCTTACTTGAAGCCATCAAGAATGGTCATGATCGAGTTTCTTCTCTACTTATAAAAGAAGGGGCCTCCTTGAAGATAGAGAATGCTGGTAGTTTTTTATGTTCAGCAATAGCAAAGGGGGATTCAGATTTCCTTAAAAAGTTATTGTCAAATGGCATTGATCCGAACTCCAAAGGTTATGATCAACGGACCCCACTGCATATAGCTGCCTCAGAGGGACTATATTTGATGGCAAAGTTGCTGTTAGAAGCTGGGGCAAACGTTTTCTCAAAGGACAG GTGGGGAAACACCCCACTAGATGAAGGTCGGATGTGTGGGAACAAGAATTTGATTAGATTGCTGGAAGAAGCAAAGGATGCTCAGTTGTCGGAATTCCCATACCGTGCTCAAGAAATTGCAG ATAAAATGCATCCGAAGAAATGCACAGTGTTTCCATTCCACCCATGGGATAGCAAAGAACACAGAAAACCTGGAATAGTGTTATGGGTCCCTGCCACTATTGAAAAGCTTATCAACACAGCGTCGGAGAAACTAGAATTTGAAGGTGGTATATGTATATTATCAGAAGATGCAGGTAAAATTCTTGATGTAGGCTTGATAAATGATGGTCAGAAGCTGTATTTAGTCACCGAGACACATTTGAAATAA